The DNA segment AGGTAAAGCAATTAAAAGGAGGAGAAAAAGCCAAAGCGAAATACCCTACCGCCCCTCACCTTGCTTCAGAAAGTCATTCATCGCTCCGCACCTTTCTTTCATATTTCAGGGGCAGTTTCTTTTGGAACATCGGTTTTCAGAGCTGATCCTGCCTTAAGTCATTCACGTCTAGCTAACATTCCCCTAACGGTTCAACTCACTTAAAAAGCAGGAGATGGGAGATCTAACGGGTAACTTGTGCCAATTCAATGCCCGGCGAGACCGCATCAATCATGATCAAAGGGTACACGCTAACTAAAGTAGCAGCATCCAGCATCCTCTTCACGACGTAGTTTTAGGTCTTAAGGGTAAAAAAGGATAGTAATCCAAGGGCTCACACAGTGACAAAGCAGGGATCTATTCGTCCACTCCCTTATATATATGGTCGCTAATAGCATATAAAGTATGATATGTATGCTAGGGCGAATctacctttttttcttttttatattagCCTAGCTTAGCAAAAAGGCACCATTGGGGCCGGGGTCTACCTGCATTCTTTCTTAGTAGACTTGCCTACCTCAAAGACTTTGATCCTAGAACAACTCCTGTAAGAGCAGATCCTAGAACTGCTTCTTATCTTAATCTTATATTTCATTGACCCTCGGTTAACTAACTCCCTTTTTGGATAAAGAAGATTAGCAGCTTCTAGGAAAGGGGAAAGCTTTTTCTTCGAGTTCGAGTAAGGAAACCATTCCCCAACCAGTAAACTCAGAGAATCTGCATAAGTATTTATAACTTTATAAGTATTTATAACTTTCTCTGTGAAGTCAGGTAAGGTTCATTTTTTCATCTTTTCTCCTTCCTTTTTTACTTCTTACAGGGCACGAAAGGCACCAACCTAAAGGCAATTAGGGCTAACGAACCTAGGAGGCAGTtcctaataaataataaaaaagtaaGAGCTATTCCATGGATAGGCCAGCGCCTAGCTCAGACGATTAGGAGAAAGATGTCCAACATAAAAAATCCTCTTCCCTGGTAGTTACTTCATTCACCTGTTGCGGTCTACCTCACTCTTCGGCCTAAACATCTCATAGGGCTGGCTGGCACAAAACCGAACAGGGTCTATCCACTGTTTAAGATAAGCCTATCGTCCTACTCAGACCTACTAGCCGGCGCCGATTCCAGTGTTCAGTACCCGGTATTCACTCCTACCTTCTTGATGCCATCCTTGTTACCGTCCTAGGAGTTGAAGCTGCGATTTTACTTTGACTACTACTTGGCTTGAAAGGCGGTCTTTGCGTAACCGGTGCTTGCATGGCTGGTAAAAAAATTGGGGTATTCAGTAGTGAATCTATCGGCCCCATAGCAGTGGCATACAACGAAGGACCTAATCCGAAAGCCCGACAAATTTGAGGAAAGAGCTTTCTCTAGGCAGAAGAGGAACATTAGCAGGAGAAGGTGGTCATGGTGGGGTTGAGTGAATGATCGATGGCTTCACTTCCGATTTCGTTTTCACTTACTTCCCTATCTACTATATCTTATAGTTATAGTAGAATAATGGGCCTGTTACCTTTTAGTAGCTTTTGAGAGAAGTGGTGACAGGCTTGTGATCTAGCCCGATCCCTAATGGGAAACTAGAGCTAAAGCAAATCCTGTAGTTAGGAACATAGCACATCAAATCCTCTGTACCGATGGGACAACTGAGATATAGACCTCGGTGCCTGGTGGGAAAAGACCCTATTCAGAGAAAGAAATGTTTGAGAAGGGGAGACAGCCGATGGAGTCAGCAAGCCTTAAGGCAAGAGATTCTAGCAGTTTACCCTTTTCATACCGGAGGGAGTACTAGCATTTAAGTAAGGCTGTCTTGCTATTAATAGCTAAAAGTTCTATCAAAGAAAtagtattattttataaatattcctCTATTTCCCCTTTTCTGAGCCATCTAGCTAATGAGCAAGATAGCAGCCTGCCTTCGGTCTTTTTGCCGCAAAGAAGGAAGGGGCGAAGCGATTCTTATTCTCTTAAGCAAGTGACTCGCGTGTGAGgggcaaaaagaaaaaaaggctATACTATAAGAACAAAGGTGCCTAAGCGCTTTAAGGATTGTGATAGATGCAATTTCTCAAGTCTTGATTGAGGGCTTTGCGGCTTGACTCTTACCCTTTGAAAGGTAAAGCTTGACCGTGGCAGTATGTTAGCCCCGTTCCGTTTTCATCCTTTGCCCCTATCAATCCAATCATATATATTTGTATTGATTTTTAAGGGATTCTTCCAATCATAAGCCATAACTTTCTTCTTTGCTTAACGAATTAAACGCACAAAGACTTCCGTTAATCATAGAATCAATGACTGGTTAGTCAGTGTAGGTCAATTGGATTGGTAGGCTAACAACTATATACATAGTCTATCGTTCCCTCTGAGTGAGGAAAGATAGCAGGCTCAATTGGAGCGGAAAAAACGCTTGGCTAAGAGTTCTAGATTGACTCTGACATCCGTAGATGCCAACCAGAGTTAACCTGCATGCATAAAGTGGCCACAGTGAGATAAAGTGGGGAAGCTGGGTTCTGAATGAAAACATAAAAACATAAGGAGCAGGGGAATGGTAGGATATTTTAGGAAGCTTAAAGGTAAGCCAAGCCTCTTGTAACCTTATTTCGTGTTAACACATTGTAAGTTTAAGGGCACAATTGAGATTCCATTtcgattattataattaataataaattaccgAGGTATACAGCACAGCAAACCCAGTATGGCACCTGTAAGAAGGGGGGCAGGCTCAACTACCTTTGGCAGAGTGTATCACTCATTCTATTCAAGGGTTGACCTTTCCTTTGAATCCTAAAGAGAGTACTCCTTAAGAAAAGGTGAAGAAAAAGAGAGTTCGCTTTAGAATTCATCTGGCTCGATCCAAGTTCATTCGAACTGATCCCATAGAAAGTCTGTCAGAGACTGCAGCGGATATGCGAATCTTAGAGTAACAACTCATCTGCGACACCACAACTACCTATCTAGAAAGAAAGAACCTACTCTATCTCTCCTTCAGTTTGTGATGGGCTTGAGTCGAAgaccctcaattcaacatcaagttCCTCCTTGGGCATCAATGCCTATTATATAGATGATAATCTCTCCTTTAACTCAAGCAAGAACAGCGGAGTCAACAAGTGCTATCCATGTTCAAGCTCAAAGCAATCCACCGAACCCAAGTCAACCGAACCAGACTAAGATCAGTCACTTGGGGGGGAAGTCAGGTAGCGGGCAATAGCCCTTTTTCTTCCTAAGAGTGTATTGATGTCGGCCTTCGCTCTTATCGCAGCACCGCTGCTTATTGTTGCTTATTGTTATTGGATTTTTCATCTGGTTGTACATGCTCCCTGAGCATGGAACAACACAACAATTTCTCCCCACTTCTTGCCTCCTCTAGACCTTGAGGACCTAAAGAGGACCATCTATGATATAAATAGTGCGAGTATTATTGAAGGGGCTGAGAGAGCGACGAGCGAGTTAGCGGGACCTCCCGATGTGAAAGAGAGGGAGGTCCAAGCCAGCCCAACTAGAGCCGCTAAGACCATACCAGTGCTCTCCACACGCCCATCTTTGCTCGATTACAGATAATCTCTCTTGTGCACTGCGAAAGGTTTAGGAATAGCCTTACCTTACTCCTTAAAACCAAAAGCCAGATAGATCTTGCTACTAGAAAACCGAAGGAGCACACAAAGCAACCTCACGTCACCAAGATAAAGACGTTTGgaaggttttattttatttcacgaACTTCATTTCTCTACCAGTAGCGAGATTATAAGGCTGCGCATCTCCAGAAGCATCAACATGATCTTCCTAATACACTTcttattaaaaggaaaaaaatcatCATTCTACAAAGCagcaaaataaataattatacatATAAAGCTCTGGAGTCGAAAGATTCCACATCCATGGATGAAAATATTAGGGTTAGCTAGTAACCATAGCATCAACGGATGGGATAGGAGCAAAACCCGACTTAAACTACCAGCAATTCCCAACCATAGTTGGTAACACATCAATCTCATGGGGCACTCTCATAGCCTGGAAAGGGACTTAGGCTGACTGCAACAGAGCTTGCCTAAGCTAAGGTTTTAAAACGAACTAGCTTGGACCAGCGCCCCTAGACTTTAAATAGCTGACTATTAAATCACACTCGATTCAGTTTTCAACTAatgtattaaattaaaaaacttgtAACTTTAATTGGGCTTGCTTACAGAAGTAATCCAATCCTTACCTTAGAAGGGGACTGCTTTCTAAGCTGATTGGATTTTCGAACATCGTTTTCGTACTAACTAACCCCGACAAGAACCCCttcttctcttttattttaaGAATTAAGAAGCTGCTCCCGGCTTTCGGAAAGCTAGAACATCGACAGATAGAGCGAAGAGTCCATAAGGAGAGGAGCTTAGTTGACAGCTAGAGCACCGACAGATAGAGCGAAGAGTCCATAAGGAGAGGTACTGAAAGTCTCGACTGTAAAGGAAAGGGCTTTTCCCTTTGTCTGCTCTAAACCTAAACCAACTAGATCTCTTTCTTCCTCTGCGATTGAGCTCCATACCTTGTTCACATCACAGGCTATTGGACTCATAGGTTCAATAGGGTCTTTGTGGTGATTTATATATCAAAAACAGGACTTTCTTCTCCCCTTTGGGGTAGCCTATTATATTAGTGCTTTAGATAGTGCTTTATAAGCTATTTAATCTCAGTCTCTATCTCAATCAGCTCTTAGGGAAAGCATCTCTCTTAGGTCTCTTAGATCCTCTCTTCGGCTACCTCTTAAGGGAACAAGCAATCAAGAAGCAAGTCCGTCATTGGATCTCTTGCTAGCTCTTCGGCATTGAACTACTCATTGTCAGGATGTGGGTGCCTACTCTTACTATCTCTTCGTCTTGCTAGCTCTGCTCTTTGGCTAAGTCAAAGGCTAAGTCTTCATAGGTATCAgccagctttcttcttcttcttggctctattcctcctcttcttcttcctcttcttcggaGGATACATATATAGAGTTGGGATTACAGGTTCTTTGTCTGGTATTCCATCTCTGCCCTTATCTTTCCGCTCTGGCTTGGCACCTTGGCTAGGCGCCTTCTCTGTGAGCTCTTTGCTTTCATGAGTAGTTTCAGGGGAAGACTTGGAAAGTTGTAAGTGAAGATAGCTGTGCTTATTGGTCTCAATCTCTTTCTCTGGTTGTGTCAGCTCTGTGGTTTCATCTTCATCAGTGGTTTGCTTCAGCTCTTTGCTTTCATCAGCAGTCTCATTAGTCGTCTCATTATCTGTGAGCTCATTCTCATTGCTTTCATCAGCAGTCGTCTCATTATTGCTTGAATTGCTTGAATCAGTATCAGTAGTAGTCTGATTATTGGTCTCTGGTTGTGTGGTTGAATGAGTGGTTTCCTTGTTTGACTCAGTGGTTTGCTTATCATCAGCAGTCTGATTATTGGTCCGTGGTTTAGTGGTTAACTCATTAGTCTCAGGGGAAGACTTGGCATCAGTAGTCGCCTTATCTTTGGTCTCCTCATTAGCTTGGCTCTTATCCTTCGTCTTGGTCTCCGGTTGTCTCTGTGCTTTATCCTTCTCTTGTTCTCTTTGTTGTTTGAGTTGTTgttttaaacaatttcttacaAAACCCCGTAATTTTGGGCATAAATGAAATTGACTTCCTAAGTGAcatttgaaattgagactttttATAAAACACCGTAAAAAAAGGCATAAATGAAAGATTTTTTTACTTTAATTATCTATAATATGCCTATGAATCCAATTTACCTTACCGAAAGCAAGAAAGACATGGGAAAAAGCAATAAGGAACCTACGGATTCTCATTGAACACAAACCCATTTCGAATGATTGCCGGTTTACTATTTCGAATGATAGGCGGGGGCAGGATTCGAACCTGCTGTTTTCAGGGCATGAGCCTGACGAGTTGACCATTCCTCTACCCCGCTTCTTCCCCCTATCCTTTCTATTGGACCGGTACACTGAAGACCAACTTAATCTCGATGAAAGGTGGAGTCGAAACTTTTCGATCATTCAAGTCGGATAGCATTTCTCTACGCTAGGATCCGACCTACATTAACTTCTTTCTTCTCTTATGAAATTTCTAGttcttttcttatgaaatttctagTGGGAATTTTCAATGAAAGGAGAGCTTGCCACAGTGCTATAAAGAAGAAAGCAAAGAAGCAAAGCAAGAGAGCTTTTTCCCGTTCCGGGAAGGTAAGGGAGAGGGGTTTCATACTCATTTAATGACTTTCAAACTAAAATTCATAAGATAGGTTGAGTCTTCAGTTCCGTGCATAAGACTCATTTTTTCTAAGGGTTTAGGTCAGGCTTTGTTTTGAGAGAAGAAAGCTGTCTTAATGCTCCCCTTTTTTGCGCTGTGTGCTCTGTGACTTCTAGCTAGGAAGCAAGGGCAGCAAAGGAGAAGAAGCGCACTGCAGGAGTTGGTGAATTTCGGAGCCTTCTTCGATTCGATAGGGCTTGGGCTCTCGAGAGGCGACGATCGGGGGAAGCATGACCGGCACAAGATCTTTGGAACCGCAGGTAGACGCTTTTGTCACTCGCTAGGAGGTCAGCAGAAAAAAGGCGCTGTTCGGGAAGCTTTTTTTTATAGCAGGCGGGTCATAAGTTCAGCTGGTGAAGGCAGGGGAACCGGACAAAGGGGTGAACATTCAGGCAAAAAGAGGACTTTGAATGTAGGGGCTTCTAAGT comes from the Hevea brasiliensis isolate MT/VB/25A 57/8 chromosome 5, ASM3005281v1, whole genome shotgun sequence genome and includes:
- the LOC110632893 gene encoding uncharacterized protein LOC110632893, whose protein sequence is MGLCSMRIRRFLIAFSHVFLAFGSQFHLCPKLRGFVRNCLKQQLKQQREQEKDKAQRQPETKTKDKSQANEETKDKATTDAKSSPETNELTTKPRTNNQTADDKQTTESNKETTHSTTQPETNNQTTTDTDSSNSSNNETTADESNENELTDNETTNETADESKELKQTTDEDETTELTQPEKEIETNKHSYLHLQLSKSSPETTHESKELTEKAPSQGAKPERKDKGRDGIPDKEPNDDFFPFNKKCIRKIMLMLLEMRSLIISLLVEK